One segment of Carya illinoinensis cultivar Pawnee chromosome 1, C.illinoinensisPawnee_v1, whole genome shotgun sequence DNA contains the following:
- the LOC122301531 gene encoding L-ascorbate oxidase homolog, which produces MRQTEAAGSDRQFFLGTILVIICLSVFSVKAEDAYRYYTWTVTNGTIYPLGVPQQGILINGQFPGPTIECVTNENIVVNVINKLDEPFLITWNGIKQRRTSWQDGLLGTNCPIPPNTNWTYKFQAKDQIGTFSYFPSTKLHRAAGGFGGFNIAQRSVISIPYPKPDGEFTLLVGDWYKTDHKVLRRMLDLGNTSLPLPDGLLINGISNGSVFTGEPGKSYKFRVTNVGIETSINFRIQGHALKLIEVEGSHTLQDTYQSLDVHVGQSVAVLVTLNNGPSKDYFIVASTRFTKPILTTTAYLRYAGSTAQASGPLPTGPTYHIHWSMKQARTIRLNLTANAARPNPQGSFHYGTIKISRSIVLVNTQAKINGKLRYAVNGISYLDPATPLKLADWFNISGVFSLNTIKYGQTSGLPTLGTPVIGTTFHDFIEIVFQNTETKIQSWHLDGYSFYVVGYGSGSWTPDMRKRYNLVDGIPRHTVQVYPTSWSAVMVSLDNKGMWNLRSAIWSRRYLGQQLYVRVWSNEQSLFTETGIPANALLCGLAKHKH; this is translated from the exons ATGAGGCAGACCGAGGCAGCCGGTTCTGACCGGCAATTTTTTCTTGGAACGATATTGGTTATAATTTGCTTGAGCGTTTTCTCGGTGAAAGCAGAAGATGCATATAGATATTATACATGGACAGTTACAAATGGAACAATTTATCCTCTTGGTGTTCCTCAACAG GGAATTCTTATCAATGGGCAATTCCCGGGCCCTACAATTGAATGTGTGACTAACGAAAACATAGTCGTTAATGTCATTAATAAGCTGGATGAACCTTTCCTCATCACATG GAATGGAATAAAACAGAGGAGAACATCATGGCAAGATGGTTTGCTTGGAACCAATTGTCCCATCCCTCCAAACACAAACTGGACATACAAGTTTCAAGCCAAGGATCAGATTGGAACTTTCTCCTACTTCCCTTCAACTAAATTGCACAGAGCTGCTGGGGGTTTTGGAGGTTTCAATATTGCACAGAGATCCGTCATATCAATCCCATATCCTAAACCTGATGGAGAATTTACATTGCTTGTTGGCGATTGGTACAAGACTGACCACAAG GTCTTGCGGCGAATGTTGGACCTCGGTAATACTTCTCTTCCTTTACCCGATGGTCTCCTCATAAATGGGATTTCTAACGGCTCTGTCTTCACCGGTGAACCAG GGAAAAGCTACAAATTCAGGGTGACAAATGTGGGGATAGAAACTTCAATCAACTTTAGGATTCAAGGGCATGCATTAAAGCTTATTGAAGTAGAGGGATCTCATACTCTGCAGGACACATATCAGTCCCTTGACGTTCATGTGGGTCAATCTGTGGCTGTTTTGGTTACCCTAAATAATGGACCATCCAAGGACTATTTCATTGTTGCTTCAACCCGTTTCACAAAGCCTATTCTTACAACAACCGCATATCTTCGCTATGCTGGTTCCACAGCCCAAGCCTCAGGGCCCTTACCTACCGGCCCAACTTATCACATTCACTGGTCTATGAAGCAAGCCAGGACCATCAG GTTGAACTTGACAGCCAATGCAGCCAGGCCCAACCCACAAGGGTCATTCCATTATGGGACCATAAAAATTTCAAGGTCGATTGTTTTAGTTAATACACAAGCCAAGATAAATGGCAAGCTACGATATGCCGTTAACGGAATCTCCTACCTCGATCCAGCCACCCCTTTGAAGCTTGCGGACTGGTTTAACATTTCTGGGGTCTTCAGCTTGAACACAATCAAGTACGGGCAAACTTCTGGCCTCCCAACCCTTGGCACCCCTGTCATTGGAACCACCTTCCATGACTTTATTGAAATCGTTTTCCAAAACACTGAAACTAAGATACAATCTTGGCATTTGGACGGATACAGCTTCTACGTTGTCGG ATATGGTTCTGGTTCATGGACACCTGACATGAGAAAACGATACAATTTGGTCGATGGCATTCCCAGACACACTGTTCAG GTATATCCGACATCCTGGAGTGCAGTTATGGTGTCTTTGGACAACAAAGGTATGTGGAACTTGAGGTCTGCAATTTGGTCGAGGAGATATTTAGGACAGCAATTGTACGTTAGAGTTTGGAGCAACGAACAGAGTCTGTTCACTGAGACAGGCATCCCTGCGAATGCATTGCTTTGTGGCCTCGCTAAGCACAAGCACTAA
- the LOC122306352 gene encoding dof zinc finger protein DOF5.3-like — MIQELLGGASLIAGERKISTNGGVLQAIPTSSSPAVIPSSSSSSTTSTTTVTTTTTTSNSDNQNLRCPRCDSSNTKFCYYNNYNLTQPRHFCKTCRRYWTKGGALRNVPIGGGCRKSKSPTISTSVGKSSSGRMKSISSEIGRPGLGCGFDPELSTGPILWGSPQNSHLLALLRSTQNPNPSPFFSSVNVKEEAGNMIGSHMMTEPAVTAGGLNARTLGVDHLGQVPSLGLCGSFWRNNQHQAQQQNGVVIGDVQNSGIQELYQRLRSSTNYYADHSSVVLGNVASSSNSSSSSILESASLAGGELGYWNPAFSWSDLPTTNGAYP; from the coding sequence ATGATCCAAGAACTGTTGGGAGGTGCAAGCCTTATAGCAGGAGAGAGGAAAATCTCAACTAATGGGGGAGTTTTACAAGCCATACCTACTTCTTCATCTCCTGCAGTAATAccgtcttcttcttcctcctcaacaACGAGCACTACTACTGTTACGACCACTACAACAACCTCGAATTCAGATAACCAAAACTTGAGGTGTCCACGATGTGATTCATCCAACACAAAGTTCTGTTACTATAACAACTACAACCTCACTCAGCCTCGCCACTTTTGCAAGACATGTCGCCGGTATTGGACAAAAGGAGGTGCACTCAGGAATGTTCCAATTGGAGGTGGATGCCGAAAGAGCAAGTCCCCTACTATCTCAACATCTGTTGGAAAATCAAGCTCTGGCAGGATGAAGAGCATATCTTCTGAGATTGGAAGGCCAGGCCTGGGATGTGGGTTTGATCCTGAGCTCTCAACGGGCCCAATTCTGTGGGGTTCGCCTCAGAATTCTCATCTCTTGGCCTTACTGAGATCTActcaaaaccctaaccctagtcCCTTTTTTAGTTCTGTTAATGTGAAGGAGGAGGCCGGAAATATGATTGGATCACACATGATGACTGAACCAGCAGTCACAGCAGGTGGATTAAATGCTCGAACCTTGGGCGTGGATCATCTTGGCCAGGTCCCTTCTCTTGGTCTATGTGGCTCTTTCTGGAGAAATAATCAACATCAAGCTCAACAGCAAAATGGCGTAGTGATTGGTGACGTTCAAAACAGTGGGATCCAAGAACTGTATCAGAGGCTCAGATCATCAACTAATTACTATGCTGATCACTCATCAGTAGTCCTGGGCAACGTGGCTTCTTCATCTAATTCATCTTCCTCATCCATTTTGGAGTCAGCTTCGCTTGCTGGGGGTGAATTGGGGTACTGGAATCCTGCCTTTTCTTGGTCTGATCTCCCAACAACAAATGGTGCATATCCTTGA